The Thamnophis elegans isolate rThaEle1 chromosome Z, rThaEle1.pri, whole genome shotgun sequence DNA window CGGCTGGCTCTGCAGAGTCCCGGCGGGGGCCTCTCCGGGGTTGTTCCCCTGGTCCCTTTCACAATCCGCTTTAGTTCTTTCAGGCTCTTGCCCTGCCGTGACCTTGCTGCAAGGACGGGGCCGGCGCTGGTGCCTCTGCAGCTGCCGTTGCCACTTGAAGGCTTTGCCGCAATCGGGACACTGGTGACGTTTCACCTCGTAGTGGATGCGTTGGTGGTTCTTCAGGGACATGAGGTTGGGGTAAGCCTTGCTGCACAAGGCACAGGTGAAGTGCCCGACCTTGTGGCTCTTCTGGTGGTTGAGCAAACTGCCTGCGTGGCGGTACGAGCGCCCACATTGCCCGCATCTATATGGACGCTCTTCGGGGTTTGGAAGCTGCTTAGCGGGGGCCCGAAGGAGCGGGAAGGTCTCTGCCTTGCCAGCCCGCTTGGCCCGAAGGGGCCGTTGGACCGAGTGGAAAGCAGGCTCCGGCCTCCTGTCCCAATGCACGTGCTGGTGGCTGGCCAGTTGCTTCTGGAGCCGGAATGCCTTGGGGCACTCGGTACATCGGTAGCGTTTGGTTTCAAAGTGGGTGCGGTTGTGGTTTTTGAGGGCCATGAGGTTGTAGAACTGCTTCTGGCAAATGCTGCAGTGGAAGAGGCCTGTCTTGTGGGTCTGTTTGTGGTTGATGAGGCTGCCGGCGTGCTTGTAGCTGCGTCCACAAACACCACACTGGAAGGGGCGTTCTGAGAGAGAGTCTTCCTCTTCTGCCTGAGAGACCTTCTCCTCTCCTGCTCCTTCCCCCTGTTTCTTTATTGTCTCCATTTCCTCTATTGCTTGGTgggcctcctccttctcattccccTCTCCAGGAACATCACATTCCTGAGCTTCTCTGCCCTCCAACAGGCCTGAGCTCAACTCTCCTCCTTGTTCCACTTTTACTTTTCCTGCAGGAGGGGCAAGAAAAGAATTGCTTGGAGGAGCTTCTCCATTTTGGGAAGCCCCACACGGCTCATCTTTCAGCCTCTCGTAAACGCAAGGCAGCCCCCTTTCCACAGCCGGGACCGGGTGTCGGAGTTGGGGGACGCTGCTGTTCAACTTGCATCTTGGGTGGTTTCGAAGGTGATTCCTATAGGCAGACAAGTTACGGTACTGCCGACAACAGACGCTGCACTGGTAATCGCCAATCAGGTGGATCTTTTTGTGATTGACTAAGCTGCCACCATGGCGGTAGGTCTTGCCACATTGACCACAAGCATAAGGTCGGCTGTCCAGCAGGTCATCAGCAAGAGGAAGTGTTTCCACCAACGGTGGGGGTAGAGGGGGAGGGTCATCCTCTATACGCAGAGCTCGCCGGAGCTGGATGGAAGTATCGGCCAAGGCCGCCGCTTTCTCTTCCAGATGCCCGTTGCTGTGTTCTTCCAAGCTGGACATATCGTCAAATGTCTGTCCACAGTAACCACAGATGTGCGAGAAGAGCTGGTCCTCCTCTGGATCCCCTCCATCATCCAGCTGCTCTTCCGCTTCTGTTTTCAGCACATCCGGATTGTCGCCCTGACTTTCATCCTCCTCATGCAAGAGGCTGTGGTGATGCTGAAGGATCTCTTCGCTGGGGAAGATCATGCCGCAGAGGCTGCAGAGGAAGGGTTGTTCCTCAGCATGGTCTTTGGGGTTGTCCTGGCTGGATGCTGTGGCCTTGGCATGCCCATGGAAATGGTGTTTTAGAGCGAGGAGGGTGGGATACTCTTTAGGGCAGACAGAACATTGGAAGATGCCAGCTTGATGGGTCTGTCGGTGGTCAATCAAGGTTTTGGCCTGGTCGAAGCCCAGACCACACTGCTCACAGAGATAGGGAAGGCTTTCAGAATCGGCAGGCAACGGGGAAGATGCTTGTGATTGGGACTGCCAGCTGTTGTCTGTGGCATCTTTTTCCAGAACACTGCAACTATCTCTTAGCTGCTCTGCCAAAGATAAAATCATAGGCATGGCAGCGCCAGCTTCAGTGCCAGTCTCCTCGTTCGCAGTCACCAGTGTCTCGGACAGTCCTCTCCTGGGTCTCTGATGGCCACGCAAGTGGCTTTTAAGGGAGGCCACGTTTTGGAAGTGTTTGCTGCAAAGCGAACAGCTGAAGTCGCCTGTCTGGTGCGTCTGCTTATGATTGATGAGGCTTCCCGAGTGCCGGTATGACTTGCCACACAGTTCGCACTCATAGAGACGCTGGATGGGAAGAGGTGGGTTGGTTCCTTCCGCCACCCCTTCCAAACGTTCCCCTTCACTGCTGTGTTGCATGGCGTGAGTCTGCAGGTCAGCCAAGGTAGGAAAGGCCAACCCGCACTGGGGACAAATGTGAGACGTCTCTGAGGCCGGGAGGATGTCCTCAGCCACTGTTGCCCCATTCTCCAGGGCTTCTACGTCCTGTTTAATAGTCTGAAGGAGATCTGCTTCCTGACAGTGAAGGACGCCAAGCTTAGGCTCCTCAGCCACCTCAATGTCCTCTGTGCAGGGCAGATGGTGCAGCTGATGAAGCTGGAATTCAGCCTCCTCCTCAAAACTCTCTCTGCCATTAGCGGAGGTTAAGCCGTCCCCTAATTCTTTGCCCCGCATGCGGGCGGCCCGCAAATGGACACGGACGTGGTTCCGGAGTGCCATGAGGTTGGAGTATTGTTTGGGGCAGATGGAGCACTGGAAGATTCCCGTCTGATGAGTGTGGCGATGGTTCACCAGACTACCTCGGTGGCGATAACTCCGTCCGCAGTCTTCACACCGGTAGGGTCGCTCTTCCTCCCCGAgagtcctttcttcctcttccttgagACAGGCAGATGGTCCTTTCCAGGCATCCGAGGGCTGGGTTGGGCAGTCATCAGGGCAGTCCTGCGCTTTTGGTGGGTCCAGGATCCCAGACAGGTGCTGGGAGGCCTCTTCTGGGGTCGAGGAGTTGAGCTTAGACTTGAGGTGTACCCGCAAGTGGTTCTTCAAGGCAGCCAAATTATACAACTGTTTTGAACAGACGGTACAACTGTACACCCCAATCTGGTGGCTCTTCCGGTGGTTAATGAGGCTCCCTGCATGGCGGTATGTCCTCCCACAGTCCCCGCAGCGGAAAGGCCGCTCTTCAGACATGGGAAAGGCTTCCTCGCTCTTCAGACGGGCTTCCCAAGCTTCATTGGAGCTGGGGGCTGCTTGGAAAGGGCTGCTGccctcatcctcttcttcttcatctgccTCCTTTGGGTAAAGGCAACTGTGTTCCTTCAACTCCTCCTCGTCGGCGAAGGTCCCGCCACAGCGGACACACAGCTCTCCATCTGGATTACAGCGTTCTCCACCACCGGTCTTGGAGGCATCTTTGAGGCTGCAGGGCACCCTATCCCCGAAGCCTGTGCCCATGGGAGGTGGCTGATAGATGTCCAACTTTGCTGATGTTTCTATGGAGTCCTCCTCCCAAACATCGTGCTCCGAATCCTCCCAAGCTGATGGGTCTGCGGACTTGCTCTCTTCCTGGCTGTGGGCTTTCTGGTGGCTCAGCAGTTCGGAGGGCAACCGGAAGGCTTTGTGGCAAAAGCGGCACTTGTAGGGCCGATACTCCGAGTGGAGACGGGCGTGGCTTCTGAGGGCGATGAGGTTGGAGAACTCCTTGTAGCACATGGCACACTGATAGATCCCCAGCGTGTGGCTCTGCTTGTGATTGGTCAAGCTGCCAGCATGTTTGTAAGCCTTGTCACACTGGTTGCATTTGTAGCGGCGCTCGTCCTCCAGGGCAGCCAGCAGTCCAGGCTCCTCCCCACCCCCGTCATGCTCCGGGAGCGGATCCTGATTCTCCTGTTCATTCTTCATTGGAAACTCTTGCTGAGAAAAGTTGGCTGGCACCACCGACTCAGCAATGTACTTCTCCAGGTTGGACAACAGGCTCCTGCTACTGCCTTCCATCCCAGAATGGGAGTCCACATCTGGAGAAGACGTGCCCTGGCCCCTTTGGAAGCTGTAACTCCCATCCCTCCTG harbors:
- the ZNF646 gene encoding zinc finger protein 646; the encoded protein is MAEGDAALSSEPPVGQEERPYKCKQCPRSYRHAGSLVNHRRTHEVGLYRCLLCHKDFSNPMSLKSHLRTHMEEKRHKCPDCGRSFRVSSQLPSHHCPAQAIQEQEEKGRRDGSYSFQRGQGTSSPDVDSHSGMEGSSRSLLSNLEKYIAESVVPANFSQQEFPMKNEQENQDPLPEHDGGGEEPGLLAALEDERRYKCNQCDKAYKHAGSLTNHKQSHTLGIYQCAMCYKEFSNLIALRSHARLHSEYRPYKCRFCHKAFRLPSELLSHQKAHSQEESKSADPSAWEDSEHDVWEEDSIETSAKLDIYQPPPMGTGFGDRVPCSLKDASKTGGGERCNPDGELCVRCGGTFADEEELKEHSCLYPKEADEEEEDEGSSPFQAAPSSNEAWEARLKSEEAFPMSEERPFRCGDCGRTYRHAGSLINHRKSHQIGVYSCTVCSKQLYNLAALKNHLRVHLKSKLNSSTPEEASQHLSGILDPPKAQDCPDDCPTQPSDAWKGPSACLKEEEERTLGEEERPYRCEDCGRSYRHRGSLVNHRHTHQTGIFQCSICPKQYSNLMALRNHVRVHLRAARMRGKELGDGLTSANGRESFEEEAEFQLHQLHHLPCTEDIEVAEEPKLGVLHCQEADLLQTIKQDVEALENGATVAEDILPASETSHICPQCGLAFPTLADLQTHAMQHSSEGERLEGVAEGTNPPLPIQRLYECELCGKSYRHSGSLINHKQTHQTGDFSCSLCSKHFQNVASLKSHLRGHQRPRRGLSETLVTANEETGTEAGAAMPMILSLAEQLRDSCSVLEKDATDNSWQSQSQASSPLPADSESLPYLCEQCGLGFDQAKTLIDHRQTHQAGIFQCSVCPKEYPTLLALKHHFHGHAKATASSQDNPKDHAEEQPFLCSLCGMIFPSEEILQHHHSLLHEEDESQGDNPDVLKTEAEEQLDDGGDPEEDQLFSHICGYCGQTFDDMSSLEEHSNGHLEEKAAALADTSIQLRRALRIEDDPPPLPPPLVETLPLADDLLDSRPYACGQCGKTYRHGGSLVNHKKIHLIGDYQCSVCCRQYRNLSAYRNHLRNHPRCKLNSSVPQLRHPVPAVERGLPCVYERLKDEPCGASQNGEAPPSNSFLAPPAGKVKVEQGGELSSGLLEGREAQECDVPGEGNEKEEAHQAIEEMETIKKQGEGAGEEKVSQAEEEDSLSERPFQCGVCGRSYKHAGSLINHKQTHKTGLFHCSICQKQFYNLMALKNHNRTHFETKRYRCTECPKAFRLQKQLASHQHVHWDRRPEPAFHSVQRPLRAKRAGKAETFPLLRAPAKQLPNPEERPYRCGQCGRSYRHAGSLLNHQKSHKVGHFTCALCSKAYPNLMSLKNHQRIHYEVKRHQCPDCGKAFKWQRQLQRHQRRPRPCSKVTAGQEPERTKADCERDQGNNPGEAPAGTLQSQPRPKRFRNHASQKNPSRVHGKKRLECSDCGKAYRASRDLMHHLRKHQAEERGDTPKGKLLDDQPYKCHSCERTYRHPGSLLNHKKAHATGLYHCPTCQRDFYNLLALKNHLHIHTDKRRHRCLHCGKAFQTAKRLTAHTKVHGRSKEEEAFSCPVCSKRFFHHLAFQQHQLLHTKVDGHHALEGSIAGEGN